One genomic window of Fusarium keratoplasticum isolate Fu6.1 chromosome 3, whole genome shotgun sequence includes the following:
- a CDS encoding HECT-type E3 ubiquitin transferase: MFSTFTGNSRRPRNVNLSGSAGNPFANTSWSPSAVSNASKTVSNAQAEREKRQAERQKIKSAVKIQRVWRGHRTRAALRESQRAAFDKLYASDAAGSPKDRLPRAFPLLLLVFSSRRDDDIQRAIRYARDTESVPLEAIVPSRTHPARLERLVRLLVEALDTSVSTGQLSEDAQLLGKLAIRIIASSPNLVLPSVDRYYTVIAKLCQAQQLPGQWPDIVLQALSAPLGVDSASGASRVYHAYAFSFLTSSNLYFFETNIAVLSKNISLPDLSRAIIEGQPSVSNAQNSEDALLWQLAHFIDLGRSSTNNTTGSAILETLYTQLAALSSAISVRLSTKSPNEGSSDDDAADEHLVLDPYIATKLTSLVESNGISQTLRDFSVNLAGSSHHEFQGVSLLAGYILTLLQCFPASSDDIRMRLFLEEIPTPSGDVPTVKFLWGIMRKTSVFNKLMTGSEQPIDVLRRYLGVTPSTSGASSSSAEEQDWRIILLFLELYIFILRLSDDEDFFSGIYPQLLQSNSSTSRIRSCSLSLEDVRLLTMFLKNTAFTLHYKAQELSKSREALEAAAKSRVNSYLGASISPPVQNATALSSLKGPARLGLDSLRSIVTVAMKMLYERDSRKQFLPTNHWLMTDKLDKEDFISAVIAEEKRQNEEDSGDSEDEEEEDPLRVFSTFGGQSLSRRVRLEQLKAQQTRAMRERRLAEMGPKLEILKHMPFVVPFETRVMIFRQFIQLDRGHREGNMPRHFNPFNKHHAQIRRKRLFEDAYKQFYELGEGFKDPIQITFVDQFGTAEAGIDGGGVTKEFLISVTSEAFGNHEGAGMFASNEKGLLFPDPTAMDVLRESLRESGLSEEDPEFREFVTSQLRRFEFLGRIVGKCMYEGILVDLAFAGFFLLKWASTGPNDENNYKGSVNDLRDMDEDLYNGMLRLKNYSGDISELGIDFTIEDQVSQPGQPVKTITKKLIANGDQVHVTNDNRLLYISYVARHRLVVQPSLQTAAFLRGLRGIIRPSWLSMFNQSELQRLVGGDSSEIDIDDLRRNTVYSGLYEIGDDGQEHDTIKLFWKVMRGFTDSQRRSVLKYVSSTPRAPLLGFSQLNPKFSIRDGGTDEDRLPSTSTCVNLLKLPRYKTEAVLREKLLYAVTSGAGFDLS, encoded by the exons ATGTTTTCCACGTTCACGGGCAATTCGAGACGTCCTCGAAACGTCAACCTCAGTGGTTCCGCGGGCAACCCCTTTGCCAACACTTCATGGAGCCCATCCGCCGTCTCCAACGCCAGCAAGACAGTCTCGAACGCACAGGCCGAACGCGAGAAACGACAAGCTGAGCGCCAAAAGATCAAGTCGGCCGTAAAGATCCAGCGGGTCTGGAGGGGTCACAGAACAAGGGCAGCGTTGCGTGAATCTCAGCGAGCTGCATTTGATAAACTCTACGCCTCAGATGCTGCTGGCAGCCCCAAAGACAGACTTCCTCGGGCTTTTCCTCTACTCCTCCTCGTTTTCTCATCACGACGAGATGACGACATTCAACGAGCAATCCGCTATGCACGTGATACCGAATCTGTCCCTCTTGAAGCGATTGTCCCATCCAGAACCCATCCAGCGCGCCTAGAACGACTTGTTCGACTTCTTGTTGAGGCGCTCGATACGTCCGTTTCGACAGG GCAGTTATCTGAAGATGcacagcttcttggcaagcTCGCGATACGAATAATAGCCAGTTCACCGAATCTGGTTCTTCCCTCGGTCGATAGATACTACACGGTGATCGCGAAATTGTGTCAGGCCCAACAGCTGCCCGGCCAGTGGCCAGATATTGTGCTACAAGCTCTATCTGCACCACTAGGAGTTGATTCTGCAAGTG GAGCTTCGAGAGTCTACCATGCATACGCCTTTTCTTTCCTCACGAGCAGCAACCTGTACTTTTTCGAGACCAACATTGCTGTCTTATCCAAGAACATCTCTCTCCCCGATTTATCGAGAGCGATAATAGAAGGACAGCCTTCTGTGTCTAATGCCCAAAATTCAGAGGATGCTCTCCTCTGGCAGTTGGCTCACTTCATCGACTTGGGCCGATCCAGCACCAATAACACCACGGGCTCTGCAATTCTAGAAACTCTGTACACTCAGCTAGCTGCCCTTTCTTCCGCTATCAGTGTTCGATTGTCAACAAAGTCACCAAATGAAGGGTCgagtgacgacgacgccgcGGATGAGCATCTCGTTCTGGATCCGTATATCGCGACCAAGTTGACATCCTTGGTGGAAAGCAATGGCATCTCGCAGACACTACGGGACTTTTCTGTCAACCTAGCAGGATCTTCACATCACGAATTTCAGGGTGTAAGCCTCTTGGCAGGTTACATATTAACCTTGCTTCAATGCTTTCCAGCCAGCAGCGACGATATTCGAATGCGTCTATTTCTCGAGGAGATTCCTACACCCTCTGGTGATGTCCCAACAGTCAAGTTTCTGTGGGGTATCATGAGGAAGACTTCAGTGTTCAATAAACTAATGACAGGATCAGAACAGCCTATCGACGTGCTACGCAGGTATTTGGGCGTGACGCCGAGTACATCAGGCGCCTCGAGCAGctcggccgaggagcaggATTGGCGGATTATTCTTTTGTTCCTTGAGCTTTATATCTTTATCCTGCGACTAAGCGACGATGAAGACTTCTTCAGTGGGATCTATCCACAGCTTTTGCAGAGCAACTCATCGACATCTCGAATTCGATCCTGCAGCTTGTCACTGGAAGACGTCAGGCTGCTTACCATGTTCCTCAAAAACACAGCCTTCACCCTTCATTACAAGGCCCAGGAACTCTCCAAGTCTCGAGAAGCACTCGAAGCAGCTGCCAAGTCTCGCGTGAACTCGTACTTGGGCGCCTCGATTTCTCCGCCAGTGCAAAATGCCACCGCACTTTCTTCACTAAAAGGCCCAGCAAGATTGGGTTTGGACAGTCTGCGAAGCATCGTCACTgtggcgatgaagatgcttTACGAGAGAGACTCCAGAAAGCAATTCCTGCCAACGAACCATTGGCTCATGACGGACAAACTTGACAAGGAAGACTTTATCAGCGCCGTAATTGCAGAAGAGAAACGACAGAATGAGGAAGACTCTGGAGacagcgaggatgaggaagaggaggaccCTCTCAGAGTCTTTTCCACATTCGGCGGCCAGAGTCTTTCACGGCGTGTAAGACTCGAACAACTGAAAGCCCAGCAAACCCGAGCCATGAGGGAGCGGCGGTTGGCAGAGATGGGACCTAAGCTGGAGATTCTCAAACACATGCCGTTTGTAGTTCCCTTCGAAACCCGAGTCATGATATTCCGTCAGTTCATTCAGCTCGATCGAGGCCATCGGGAAGGCAATATGCCTCGCCACTTCAACCCGTTCAACAAGCATCACGCCCAAATCCGACGAAAGAGACTCTTCGAAGATGCGTACAAGCAGTTCTACGAGCTTGGCGagggtttcaaagacccGATACAAATCACCTTTGTAGACCAGTTTGGTACCGCTGAGGCAGGCATAGACGGAGGTGGCGTCACCAAGGAGTTTCTCATCAGCGTCACATCAGAGGCTTTTGGCAACCACGAAGGAGCCGGCATGTTTGCCTCGAACGAGAAGGGGCTATTGTTCCCTGACCCTACCGCCATGGATGTTCTCCGAGAGTCGTTGCGGGAGAGCGGGCTATCCGAGGAGGATCCCGAGTTCAGAGAGTTCGTGACAAGTCAACTGAGACGGTTCGAGTTCCTGGGCAGAATTGTGGGCAAGTGCATGTACGAGGGTATTCTGGTCGACTTGGCCTTTGCCGgcttctttcttctcaagTGGGCATCGACTGGCCCCAACGACGAGAACAACTACAAGGGCAGCGTAAACGACCTTCGAGACATGGATGAGGACCTGTACAACGGAATGTTGCGTCTCAAGAACTACTCAGGAGACATCTCGGAGCTGGGCATCGACTTTACCATCGAAGACCAGGTCTCTCAGCCAGGCCAACctgtcaagaccatcaccaagaagctgaTTGCCAACGGTGATCAGGTACATGTTACCAACGACAACCGACTACTGTACATTTCGTACGTTGCCCGTCATCGTCTGGTGGTGCAGCCCTCTCTGCAGACAGCAGCTTTCCTCCGTGGACTTAGAGGCATCATCCGCCCTTCGTGGCTCTCCATGTTCAACCAATCTGAGTTGCAGCGCCTCGTCGGCGGTGACTCGTCCGAGATTGATATCGATGATCTCCGCCGCAACACTGTCTACAGCGGTCTGTACGagattggtgatgatggtcagGAGCACGACACGATCAAGCTGTTCTGGAAGGTGATGCGCGGGTTCACAGACTCACAACGTCGCAGCGTGCTCAAGTACGTCAGCTCGACGCCGCGAGCGCCGCTGTTGGGCTTTTCACAACTGAATCCCAAGTTCAGCATCCGCGACGGCGGGACAGACGAGGACAGACTTCCGAGCACGAGCACGTGTGTCAACCTCCTGAAGCTGCCGAGATACAAGACCGAGGCGGTGCTTCGGGAGAAGCTGCTTTATGCTGTTACATCGGGCGCTGGTTTTGATCTCAGTTAG